The genomic segment GGGTCGATCCCGTGCTGCTGCTGGAGGTCATCTCGGTGACGCCGGCAATCTGGCCCAGCGATCGTTCCAGCGGCGTGGCCACGGTGGCCGCCATGGTTTCCGGGCTGGCGCCCGACAGGCGGGCGCTGACCATGATGGTGGGAAAATCAACCTGCGGCAGCGGCGCCACCGGCAACAGCCGGTAGCCCAGTAGGCCAAGCAGCAAAATGGCCAGCGTGAGCAGCAGCGTCGCCACCGGCCGGAAGATGAACAGCCGTGAGATATTCATGGCGCCGCTTGCCTGCGTTTACGCCGCACGAAGCGCTGCCCGCGTTGCGCCAGGCCGTCAAACCACAGATAGATTACGGGCGTCGAGAACAGCGTCAGCACCTGACTGAAGATAAGACCGCCGACAATCACCAGCCCCAGCGGCTGGCGGAGTTCGGCGCCGGAACCGTGGGCCAGCATCAACGGCAGCGCGCCCAGCAGCGCGGCCATGGTGGTCATCAGAATCGGCCGGAAACGCAGCAGGCAAGCCTGATGAATGGCCTCGCGCGGCGTCATGTGGTGCTTGTTTTCCGCCTCTAGCGCGAAGTCGATCATCATGATGGCGTTCTTTTTCACGATGCCTATCAGCAGGATAACGCCGATTAGCGCAATCAGGCTGAATTCGGTGTCGGCGAGCAGCAAGGTTAATAGCGCGCCTACCGCGGCCGAGGGCAGGGTGGAAAGAATGGTGATCGGATGGATAAAGCTCTCATACAAAATACCCAGTACCACGTACATGGTGAGCAGCGCCGCCAGAATCAGCCACAGCGTATTATCGGTGGCGCTCTGGAAGGCCGATGTCTCACCCTGATAGCGCAGGGTAATGCTCGACGGTTGCTCGAGCGACTGGCTGACCTGCGTAATCGCTTTCTGTGCATCTTCTATTGAATAGCTGTCATTGAGATTAAATGACACGGTTACCGCCGGGAACTGGTTCAGCCTGACATGGACCAGCGACCCCGTCCGGCGGTGCACCGTAGCGATAGAGGTCAGTTTGACTATCGCCGTCGCGCTGCCCGAGCTGGAACTCGAACTCGAGCTAGAACTTGAACTGGAGCTAGAACTGGAGCTAGAGTTTGAGCTCGTGGCCAGATAAATATCATCCAGCGAGGCCGGCGATTGTTGATATTTGGGCTGAACCTCCAGCACCACCCGGTACTGATTGGATTGGGTGAAAATCGTCGATACCAACCGCTGCCCGAAGGCGTTATACAGCGCGGTATCCACATCCGCCGCGGTGATGCTGTAGCGCGCCGCGGCGTCGCGATTGAGCTCCACGTACACCGTTTGCCCCTGATCTTGCAGATTGCTCACCACATCGCTGAATTCTGGCTCCTGCTGCAGGCGCGCGACGAGTTTCGGCGTCCAGTTCACCAGATTTTCGCTATCGGCATCCTCGAGAGTGAATTGATACTGGCTGGGCGTGACCTGATCGTTGACCGTCAGATCTTGTGAGGATTACAGATACAGCGTAATGCCCGCGACCTGTTGGGTGGCCTCTTTCAGCTGTTTGATAATGACATCGGCGCGATCGTCGCGATCCGAAAAAGGTTTCAGATTGATTTGCAGGCGGCCGCTGTTCAGGCTGGTATTGTTGCCGTCGATACCGACGGTGGAGGAGACGCTTTCCACCTGTGGATTCTTGAGGATATCGTCCACCAGCGCCCGCTGTCGCCGAGCCATCTCGCCGAAGGAAACGTCCTGCGAGGCAATCGTCACCCCTTGAATCAGCCCTGTATCCTGCTGGGGAAAGAAGCCTTTCGGCACCACAACATAGAGTAACGCGGTCAGCGCCAGCGCCACCAGCAGCGTCAGGCGCTGATGGTCAAGTACGATAATCAGCAGCCGATCGTAGCCGGCGATAAGCCGGTCGAAAATCTCGCCGCCCTTACGGTAAAAACGGCTCTGTTCCTCCTCCGGAATATGGCGCAGCAGATAAGCGCATAGCATCGGGGTGAGGGTGAGCGACACCAGCATCGATACCAGAATCGATACCGCCAGGGTGATGGCGAACTCCCGGAACAGACGGCCGACCACATCGCCCATAAACAACAGCGGAATTAATACCGCTATTAACGAGAAGGTCAGCGAAATGATGGTGAAACCTATCTGTCGGGAGCCGTTAAGCGCCGCCTGCATGGGCGTTTCCCCCTCTTCCAGCCGGCGGGAAATATTTTCCACCATCACGATAGCGTCATCAATAACGAACCCGGTGGCGATAGTGAGCGCCATCAACGACAGATTGTTCAGACTGAAGCCGGCCAGATACATCACGCCGAAGGTCCCCACCAGCGACAGCGGTACCGCCACACTAGGGATAAGGGTCGCGGCGATGTTGCGCAGGAAGAGGAAAGTCACCATCACCACCAGCGCAATGGACAGTATCAGCTCAAACTGTACGTCGCTGATGGAGGCGCGAATGGTCTGGGTGCGATCGGACAGGATCTGGATCTTGACCCCCTCCGGCAGCGCCGCCTGCAGAGTGGGAAGCTGCGCTTTAATATTATCCACCACCTGGATAACGTTGGCGCCCGGCTGACGCTGTACGCTGATGACAATCGCCGGATTACGGTTGGCCCAGGCGGATTGAAAGGTGTTTTCTTCCGCTTCCTCGATGTGGGCGATATCTTTCAGCCGCAGGGCGGCGCAGTTCTGATAGGTGAGAATGAGATTACCGTGTTCGGCGGCGGTGCGTAGTTGATCGTTGGCGTCGATGGTGATCGAATGATAACGCCCGTCGAAGCCGCCTTTAGCGGTATTGACGTTGCTATTGCCGATAAGCGTATTCACGTCTTCCAACGTCAGATGATGCGCCGCGAGCGCGCGGGGATCCATCCGTACCCGGATCGCCGCCTGATGACCGCTCGCCAGGGTGACCATACCGACGCCTGAGATCTGCGATAATTTCAGCGCCAGACGGGTATTGACCAGATCTTGTACTTGTATCAGCGGCAGCATATCCGAACTCGCCGCCAGGGTGATGACGGCGGTATCCGCCGGGTTCACCTTTTTATAGGTAGGCGGGTTGGGCAAATCGTTTGGCAGCAGGCTGTTGGCGGCATTGATCGCCGCCTGCACTTCCTGCTCCGCCACATCCAGCGACAGGTCGAGGGAAAATTTCAGCGTGATGACCGACGCCCCGCCTGAGTTGGTGGAATACATCTGGTTGAGGCCGGCCATCTGGCCGAGCGGCCGCTCCAGCGGCGCGGTTACCGAGGACGCCATCACATCGGGACTGGCGCCCGGGTAAAGCGTAGTCACCTGGATCGTGGGATAATCCACCTGGGGCAGCGCCGAAGTGGAAAGCATTTTGTAGGCGAAAAGCCCGGAAATCAGCACCGCAATCATCAATAAAATTGTGGCGACCGGGCGCTCGATAAAAAGTCTAGAAGGGTTCATTGCGCGGCGCCGTCGTTACCGCCGGTCGTCGAGGCGCGCTGCGTCGCCGCGCTGCCGGCTGGTGACGCCTTCCGCCTTGCCGTTACCGCCCGTGGCGCCGCTGTCCATTGTGCCGGCGCTGCCCTTGACGCGAGTCGCACTGCCGGGCGCGCCGCTTTCCACGGCACTGCCGCCGCCGGTATCGTTGTCGCTGACGATCGTCACTTTCGCGCCGTTGCTCAACCGGTCAATGCCTTCGGTGACCACACGTTCGCCCGGCGATACGCCTCTCAGAACGGCCTGTAGCGAGGTGCCGAAGCTCGGTCCCGCTTTGACCTGACGGCGTTCGACGCTGTTATCCTGCTTGATTACATACACGAAATCCCCGTCGCTGCTCAGCTGTAAGGCCTGGGCGGGGATAACCGTCGCGCCCGCCAGTACATTCGTTTGCAAACGCACATTCACAAATTGATTGGGATAGAGTTTTTCATCGTGATTGGCAAACATGGCTTTAAGCTTGATGCTGCCGGTCTCGCTGTCGATTTCGTTGCTGATAAAGTTCAGCTCTCCCTGCGCCAGCTCGGTCGTGCCATCCTGATCCAGCGCGGTGGCGGGCAAGGTTTGGCCGTGATGCAAAGCTTGTAGTAGCGTAGATAAATTGGCCTGCGGCACGCTGAAAGTGACGGCGATAGGTTGGGTCTGGGTAATGGTCACTATGCCGGTGGTGTCGCTGCTATGCACCATATTGCCGGGATCCACCAGCCGCAGCCCGACCCGGCCGCTGACCGGCGCGGTGATCCGCGCATATTCCAGATCCAATTTCGCGGCGTCAATCTGCGCCTGATAAGATTTAATTGCCCCGGCGTACTGGCCTACGGTGGCGGTCTGGGTTTCTAACATCCTGACGCGACAGGGAATCCTGCGCATAGAGTTTTTGATAACGCGCCAGCGTCAGCTGCGCGCTCTTCAGCAGCGCTTGGTTTTGCGCCAAATCGCCCTGATATTGCTCCAGGCTGGCCTGATAGCTGCGCGGGTCGATCTGCGCCAGTAACTGCCCCTGCTCGACCTTCTGTCCTTCGGTAAAATAGACTTTGAGCAGTTGGCCATCCACCCGACTGGTTACGGTCACGCTGGCGTTCGCCACCACCGTACCCAAGGCCGATAAGGTGACGGGAACATCCGCCTGCTTGGCGACACCGCCGTGTACCGCTGTCGGGCCGCCCATGCCCATTCTCATACCGCCCGGCCGGCCGGGGCAGCGCCACTGCCGCTGCGGTGAGCGAAAAGGTAATAACCGAGGCCGGCAATCAACAACAGTATCAAAACCACCACTAAAACATTACGCCACTTAATCGTCTGCTTTGAATATCTTCTCATGGGATGGGGCTGGCCAGTTCTGGTTAAAATCGTGTTATCTTAACAGATTAAAGTAATTTTGATGCTTATTCTGTAAGCGTTTCGTCAAAAAGCGTTTCATTTGCCGTATCGCCCCCGCCGCCGCGTAACGTGGTGCCAAGACGGGTCGGACGTAGGGATTTCGGCCTTTCCATATCGTCAAAAAGAGAGAAACAGGATGCTGCGCCCGTTTAGGTGCGCTAACGTCGGTTAGCCCACGGTTAACCGCTGGCGCCTGTCAAGTATAGCGGCTTGGGGCATAATGGTCAGACGCGGCGGCATTCGTCCGCGCGGTACACGGCGCGCAGTAATACGCATCGGCGGCACGCGTCCGCGCGATACGCTGACGATCTCGAGATAGGGGAGCAGTGTTTCTTGCCCACCGTGGGTTAAGACCCTGAGGACGATCCAAATCGCCGCAGGGCAGGTCGAAGGCGAACCGCCTAGCGCGCAGGTCGTCGTAGTAAGGATTAAATTAATTATTTAAAATATGATTATATTAGTTTTATAAACTATATCGGTTATAATTCTGCTCAGCTTTAATTGCACTATTTCTTCACAAGCATGCCGGGTTAATCACTTCTTTAGCGCTCAATTTTCCGTCGATTTATAGCTTCGTATGTTTATCTTTGGTTTAAGTCAATACTATAACCTTTAATAATTAGATGAGGGTTAATTCGTTAAACCCCAAGATAAATAATCATTATTTTTAGCGGCGAATTAAAGATTGCATTGAAGAATGATGCATTTGCCATGTGCTACGCTGGACACTATTCCGTGATGAAATAATGTAATGGAAGTTTATCGGGTAACAGGAGATATTAAAGGATGGATATAGCTCTGAAAAAAAATCAGGCGTCTTGCGCATGTACGCTTTTAGCGCCCATCGGCCCGGCTGGCGGAGGAAAAAATACTCTGCCGCCCGTACAATACGCTTTTGGCGATTTTCTGCTGAACTCCTCCCGCGTGTTGTTTCATAAAGACAAACGGCTCAGCATCTCCCCCAAGGAACTGGGGGTGCTGAGTTTATTACTGGAATCCGCCGGCGAACTGGTGACCAAGGCGCAGATTATTCATGAAGTCTGGTACGGCGGCAATGTCGGCGAAGAATCGCTGACGCGCTGTATCTACGTGCTGCGGCGTATCTTACAAGAGGAGAAAGATCACCGCTATATCGATACGGTTTACGGTAAAGGCTACCGGTTTACGCTGCCGGTCACGCGCATCTTGCCCGCCCAGCCCGGAATGCCGGCGCGCTGCGTGCTGGCGGTATTTCCCTTCCGGCTGGCCGGTGATATCGACACCGTCGGTTTGCAGGATGCCATCGTACAGCAACTGGCTCCCTGCTCGCCGCTGGGATTGCATGTGTTGCCGACCTCGCTGACCATGAACTGTCGCACCACTGACGCCACGCTGCAATTGCTGGACAAAATCCGGCCGGACTATTACCTCACCGGTTACGAGCTGAACCTCGGCGGCGCGCCCTCGCTGCGGATTGAGTTGATGCGCGCCGAGGATCATCTGCTGCTGCTGCGTGAGCGGGTGGCCAAAGCCCATTTGGGGGGCGAGGGGCGCTTTCTGCGCACGCTGAAGCCTCTGATTTTGGGCGCGCTGCCCGGTATGAAGGCGATGGGACTGGCGGCGGGGAAAACAGCGGAGGGGGAGACCGGTCGGTCAGCTATGCCGGGTCAGGAGAAAAGAAAAAAATGAGCCGGTCGCAACGGCCGATGCATTGTGAAGCGCGCCGACGGCGGCGGGCCCAGTAAGCGCCTGCGCGTCGGGCGCATTATTTCGCGGCGTAACCTAAGTCCCGATAAATCGGGTGGTCTCCTCGCCATTGCCTGGAATGAGAGAAAGCGTTTACCACGCGTCAGGCATGCTGTGAGCGTTTAAGCCATGAGAGGCTTCTGCAATTATTTCTCACCCTGAGTCATATTTTCATCATGATTTCTTCGAAAGAGATAGGCAATGTATTGCTATGAATATTAAGCAAAAGCGAACTGGGATAATGATGAGCAAAGGAATTATTGTCTCACCCACTTCGTTGCTGAATGAATATCATCAGCAGGATATCTCGGAGCCAAAATGCTGGTTGCTGGAAATTCCTGATGGTAATTGCGATATTCATGTTCGCTGGGCGAATGAGTCGTCGCGTCTGACATTATCCGCCGGATGGCGCGGCATGTTGTTAATGCAGCGCTTGAATCTGGCTCTGCGCGCCGGTACGGCGCGGCATCAGGAATTACCGCTCTTTGCCCTGGCAAAATTACAGGTATTTATCGACGAGTCCCGCGGCGTGCAGGTGGATTATGCCCAGCAGCAATGGGCGCAGATCGAGTTGAATGATTTTCCGCATATTGGCACCTGCGCCGATATAGAGCAGTGGATGCTGGGGAATTATCAGAGCGCGCCGTCCCAAATGAATGCGCTGGCGGTATTTTTGCGCCAGACGGAGTGTTATTGGTTAATACGATTTCTATTAAATGAGTCTGTCAATAATGGCAAGTTGAACGTTCTCGGCGCGCGTTACGGCTTGTCTTATTCACATTTCCGCCGCCTGTGCCGCAACGCGCTGGGAAACTCGGCTAAAAATGAGCTGCGGGGCTGGCGTATCGCCAGGGCGCTGCTGGATATGGTCGAAGAGCGGCAAAGCCTCACCGAGGTCGCCATGCGCTATGGCTATGCCTCATCCTCGCACCTCTCCAACGATGTCAGAGACGCCTTTGGGGTCTCCCCCCGCGGGATATGGAATATGATCAACAAGAAAGCGGAACAATGAATAACATCGCTCAGATAAGCCGCGGCCTGCTCTGCGTTATGTTGCTCGCCTGCGCCGGCCCGCTCGTCGACGTTCGGGCGGCGGAATTATCCCGGCAAGGCGAAGGTTATGTGGCCAATAAAGACGGCGTGAAAGTCTTTTTCGATGCGCTGTCGGCACGCCTTAATCAACCGGTGATTGTCAGCAAACTGGCGGCGCGCAAGCAGATAAGCGGCGAGTTCGACCTGGCGGATGCGCGGGCGCTTTTGACGCGCATTACCCAACAAATGGGGTTGATGTGGTACAGCGACGGCCAGGCAATCTATATTTATGACGCCAGCGAAATGCGCCATGCGGTGGTGGCGCTGCGCAGCATTTCACCGGCGGCGCTGCGCCATTTTCTCCAGCAGGCCCAATTGCACGATTCGCGCTACCCGCTGCGGGGAGATCCCGGTGGTCACGTCCTTTATCTCTCGGGGCCGCCGGTTTATATCGAGCTGGTGGAGAACGCGGCCCGCCTGCTGGATAAGGAGCCGGACGGCATACACGAGCGCGAGCAGGCCGAGGTGATCCCGCTAAGTTACACCTTTGTCGGCGATCGCCATTACGCATTGCGCGGCGAGAAAGTGACTATTCCCGGTATCGCCACGGTAATCGAGCGGCTGATGAGGCGGGAGGGGCGCCTGCCTGTGGTCGAGCCCCCCAGCTCGCTCATGTCCGCAGAGGCGCTGCTTCCCGCGGTGGACACGCGGGGGGAGCAGGACGCGGAATCGCCGCTGTGGCCGGTGCAGGTTATCGCCAATCCCAGCAACAACAGCCTGCTGGTCAAGGGGAGCGGCCGCCAGGTGCAATTTGTGCGCAATCTAGTGCATTCACTGGATATCCCTAAGCGCCACGCGGAGCTATCGTTATGGATAATCGATCTGGAGAAAAGCGACCTCGATCAGTTCGGCATCAATTGGCAGGGCGGCACCCGCATCGGCCAGCGGGGGGACGTCACCCTTAATCAAGGATCCTATAGCGCCTTGGACGGTGCGCGATTTGTCGCGTCAATATTGGCGTTGGCCAAAAAACACCGCGCCAACATTGGTTCGCGGCCGATTATCCTGACCCAGGAGAACGTGCCGGCGATTTTCGACAATAACCGGACATTTTATACGCGGCTTCTGGGCGAGCGCAGCGTGGTGCTGCGCGAAGTGACCTACGGCACCATGATAAGCGTGCTGTCGCGGTTTTCCGGCGGCGATGAGGTGGAGATGGCGCTGACGATCGAAGACGGCGGCGAAGTCGCCCGGCAGCACAGAAATCCGGGTCCGGATGATCTGCCGGAAGTGGGACGCACCCATATTAGCACGGTGGCGCGCGTGCCGCGGGGAAAGAGCCTGCTGATTGGCGGCTATACCCGGGATGAGATCCGGGATAACCGCGGGCGATTATCCGGTCTGGGGTCCGATACCGCTGATTGGCGGTTTGTTTCGCCATCGCGTCGATAAGCAGGCCAATATGGTCAGAATTTTTCTCATCCAACCGCGGGAAATTTCCGCGCCGCTGCAGCAGGACGCTGCCGCGTTTGCCCGTTCCATCGCCGCACGCAGCCATGAGGGTATATTGAAGGACTGGGCCGATAATTACCTCGCCAGCCAGCAGTAACCGTCCAAATAACACGGCGGCGGGAGATAACAAGGCGGTGAAAATTCTTATTAGCCGAGAAAATGTGCGCCGGTTTACCCGGCGGTGAGCAAATGTGGTTAATATGAGCAAGGTTATCCCGTCCGCTGACACGATATTGTCGCGCGACCTTGTCTAAATCTAAGGCCGCGGCGCGGCCGTGATTCCGACCGCCGTCTTTCATTTATCTCCGCGGCTGCGATAATTATTAATCATGCATATAATTTTTCATCATAAAAATAAAAATGCTGTTGGGATCGCGCGGGCGGCTCGGCGCTAGTGCGGTTAACGCGTCGCCGCTCGACGGGAATAACGGGCGGCGGACGTCGCGTCCTTGCTTGATATCTATCTGGCTGAACGAAATGGATCATTCACGTGCTTAATCGATTTTTAAACCACATTCATTCCCGTCCTGAATTATTGATTCTGGTATTGGTGATTACAATCATTGCCATGCTCATAATTTCACTGCCGACCTATTTGGTGGATTTTCTTATCGGCCTGAACATTGTCATCGCCATGCTGGTATTCATGGGGGCGTTTTATATCGATCGCATTTTAAGCTTTTCGACGTTTCCCGCGGTGCTGTTAATAACGACTCTGTTCAGACTGGCGCTGACGATAAGCACCAGTCGGCTTATCCTGACCGACGCCGACGCTGGTGAAATTATTGCCACCTTCGGCCAGTTTGTCATCTGCGATAACCTGGTGGTGGGGTTTGTCATTTTTGCCATCGTGACCGTGGTTCAGTTCATCGTCATCACGAAAGGCTCTGAAGGTGTCGCCGAGGTGGCCGCGCGCTTTTGTCTGGACGGGATGCCCGGCAAGCAGATGAGTATTGACGCCGACCTGCGCGGCGGCGTGATCGACGCCGAAG from the Candidatus Sodalis pierantonius str. SOPE genome contains:
- a CDS encoding winged helix-turn-helix domain-containing protein; this encodes MDIALKKNQASCACTLLAPIGPAGGGKNTLPPVQYAFGDFLLNSSRVLFHKDKRLSISPKELGVLSLLLESAGELVTKAQIIHEVWYGGNVGEESLTRCIYVLRRILQEEKDHRYIDTVYGKGYRFTLPVTRILPAQPGMPARCVLAVFPFRLAGDIDTVGLQDAIVQQLAPCSPLGLHVLPTSLTMNCRTTDATLQLLDKIRPDYYLTGYELNLGGAPSLRIELMRAEDHLLLLRERVAKAHLGGEGRFLRTLKPLILGALPGMKAMGLAAGKTAEGETGRSAMPGQEKRKK
- a CDS encoding helix-turn-helix domain-containing protein; protein product: MNIKQKRTGIMMSKGIIVSPTSLLNEYHQQDISEPKCWLLEIPDGNCDIHVRWANESSRLTLSAGWRGMLLMQRLNLALRAGTARHQELPLFALAKLQVFIDESRGVQVDYAQQQWAQIELNDFPHIGTCADIEQWMLGNYQSAPSQMNALAVFLRQTECYWLIRFLLNESVNNGKLNVLGARYGLSYSHFRRLCRNALGNSAKNELRGWRIARALLDMVEERQSLTEVAMRYGYASSSHLSNDVRDAFGVSPRGIWNMINKKAEQ
- the sctC gene encoding type III secretion system outer membrane ring subunit SctC, coding for MNNIAQISRGLLCVMLLACAGPLVDVRAAELSRQGEGYVANKDGVKVFFDALSARLNQPVIVSKLAARKQISGEFDLADARALLTRITQQMGLMWYSDGQAIYIYDASEMRHAVVALRSISPAALRHFLQQAQLHDSRYPLRGDPGGHVLYLSGPPVYIELVENAARLLDKEPDGIHEREQAEVIPLSYTFVGDRHYALRGEKVTIPGIATVIERLMRREGRLPVVEPPSSLMSAEALLPAVDTRGEQDAESPLWPVQVIANPSNNSLLVKGSGRQVQFVRNLVHSLDIPKRHAELSLWIIDLEKSDLDQFGINWQGGTRIGQRGDVTLNQGSYSALDGARFVASILALAKKHRANIGSRPIILTQENVPAIFDNNRTFYTRLLGERSVVLREVTYGTMISVLSRFSGGDEVEMALTIEDGGEVARQHRNPGPDDLPEVGRTHISTVARVPRGKSLLIGGYTRDEIRDNRGRLSGLGSDTADWRFVSPSRR